A region of Ictalurus furcatus strain D&B chromosome 1, Billie_1.0, whole genome shotgun sequence DNA encodes the following proteins:
- the si:dkey-92i15.4 gene encoding uncharacterized protein si:dkey-92i15.4 — MDISVGSTHVPEYSAYQSESAPRDGNRESSKCSEEQNQSQSHAVPAQSAARFKIRSAKERQQSLTKASSFTSTCETQKASRSVRECREEMPRVHTLPPPSPDTDMIDKRRPKLLNQLSFTKKAEMSISSETSSTSQQKPDCVESPSTKVRGRTEWRQAYVANRSKSLDWRGSTNEGGQKNQMEVIRNTKDLEGRSIQRSESLVANEAANRPNSNEMARPLKRVSLQMQPFKGTGQRKQDSNGLIASAVSGTSPVRTVALAQSFPSRLKASQSQDSTEGRKGPWHTVHSGTKPDQAEHHLRSPVTASKVNEITGNHSVMGRDGHNVLEDNSEASSRVITSATFSSVHDTDSNLNRNNPTNRSLDEPPSISSFSKMKTVSYKPEKCGTFPKTTFKKEQMNFTTLPDTSFVLPSGKDNLVTMLTRSKEKPLSQDSISLVTNNSMYNERRLTGHSTGLGTHSLGRSRTRHFTAPISYSAYGLSNSNNIQKSTVKEIESQVETMTSNSKQTKGMETIPGKQPHSSQEGVILQTKPQSSQTMTADSEKHHQEHGVGLECGSSGNPSKKSEALLENVQEPSLVSVRNTIHKFEALALQSQSSSRIQYPRRAFSVTEKPTVVASVTKTYSQRSLGIRLDNWNRECLRENLFSTSEVSNEPLNMHDLSGPVQITTQDKEGSAVKTQSRGTKSQEPGVVQTFKLPDESPSDQKNEAKFTMMNKDTDEPDFSKGSNPKSFQKLKNINLTEEKVRNYVSSAMSHNFQKPNGITNVSRSDLKDFSPKSESKSSSTKDKAFLMSESTPVLPHSDSSTAVKSTLLTGNSAYSKSPSNLLSDSVVIPPIQVFSSASGDLSNTIKDEKVAAKVIRWIMHKGVDDENGEDDDDDDEDDEGTERGYDSDSGESSVTITSNMSSRSFSMSLVELRSLGGLEDENWMSKRTLSMSSDVSALSSVTLLDMDELECLLNDVRGLDDDDALEDYEDMHVVVLHKEAGIGLGFTVAGGVDQNKPMTVHRVLRSGIAAQEGSIRVGDQVLSINGTALHNSTHKEALNTMRKARGRPMAVVVIRRGDVTETCYSTKDSPQKAAANPGSRVRVTLNKSSSDLGFSLEGGVGSILGDKPLTVQRLFQGGPVGKVFPGDELLEIEGQRLEGLRRLEVWHLIKRLPPGPVEVLLQRPHQLY; from the exons ATGGATATCTCTGTTGGATCTACTCATGTGCCTGAATACTCTGCCTATCAATCAGAATCTGCCCCGAGAGATGGAAATCGAGAATCTTCAAAATGTTCTGAAGAGCAAAACCAAAGTCAGTCACACGCAGTCCCAGCACAGTCTGCTGCTAGGTTCAAAATCCGCTCTGCTAAGGAGAGACAGCAGTCGCTCACCAAAGCTAGTAGTTTTACGTCTACATGTGAGACACAAAAAGCAAGCAGAAGCGTCAGAGAGTGTAGAGAAGAGATGCCCAGAGTCCACACTcttccacctccatctccagATACTGATATGATTGACAAAAGAAGACCAAAACTTCTGAATCAGCTCAGCTtcacaaaaaaagcagaaatgtccaTCAGCTCTGAAACGAGCAGTACCTCTCAACAGAAGCCAGATTGTGTTGAGAGTCCCAGCACTAAAGTGAGGGGAAGAACAGAGTGGAGACAAGCATATGTGGCCAACAGAAGTAAGAGCTTAGACTGGAGAGGATCAACAAATGAAGGAGGACAAAAGAATCAGATGGAAGTTATCAGAAATACTAAGGACCTTGAGGGGAGATCCATACAACGCTCTGAGAGTTTAGTGGCAAATGAAGCAGCCAATAGACCAAACTCTAATGAAATGGCCCGCCCATTAAAGAGAGTATCATTACAAATGCAACCATTCAAAGGAACTGGTCAAAGAAAGCAGGACAGCAATGGACTTATTGCCTCAGCAGTATCTGGAACTTCACCTGTAAGAACGGTGGCTCTTGCCCAGTCGTTCCCATCCAGACTAAAAGCAAGTCAAAGCCAGGACAGCACAGAGGGAAGAAAAGGTCCCTGGCATACTGTACATAGTGGTACCAAGCCAGATCAGGCAGAGCACCATCTCAGATCTCCAGTCACTGCATCGAAGGTCAATGAGATCACTGGGAACCACAGTGTAATGGGCAGAGATGGTCATAATGTATTAGAGGATAATAGTGAAGCAAGTTCAAGAGTTATCACCTCTGCCACTTTTTCCAGTGTCCATGATACTGATTCAAATTTAAATCGCAATAATCCCACTAACAGGTCATTGGATGAACCCCCATCCATTTCTTCTTTCAGTAAAATGAAGACAGTTTCATATAAACCAGAAAAGTGTGGTACCTTTCCAAAAACAACCTTCAAAAAGGAACAAATGAACTTTACTACCTTGCCAGACACTTCATTTGTTTTACCCAGTGGAAAAGATAACTTGGTTACAATGTTAACACGGTCTAAAGAGAAACCCCTTAGCCAAGATTCGATATCTTTGGTCACTAACAATAGCATGTACAACGAGAGAAGACTGACTGGGCACTCTACAGGACTAGGAACTCATTCTTTAGGCAGATCAAGAACCAGACATTTTACAGCTCCAATTTCATATTCAGCCTACGGGCTGAGCAATAGCAATAATATCCAAAAAAGCACTGTGAAAGAAATAGAGAGTCAAGTAGAAACAATGACTAGTAATTCAAAACAGACAAAAGGCATGGAGACAATTCCAGGAAAACAACCACATAGCTCACAGGAAGGAGTAATTCTGCAGACCAAACCTCAATCATCCCAAACTATGACAGCAGACAGTGAAAAACATCATCAAGAACATGGGGTTGGTTTGGAGTGCGGCTCCTCTGGAAATCCAAGCAAGAAGAGCGAGGCCTTGTTAGAGAATGTCCAAGAACCATCCTTGGTTTCAGTGCGAAACACAATTCACAAATTTGAGGCGCTTGCTCTGCAAAGCCAGAGTTCATCACGGATTCAGTATCCCAGAAGGGCTTTTTCAGTTACAGAAAAGCCAACAGTGGTGGCCAGTGTGACTAAGACATATTCACAAAGGTCATTAGGTATAAGGTTGGATAACTGGAATAGAGAATGCTTGAGAGAGAATCTTTTCAGTACGAGCGAAGTCAGCAATGAGCCACTGAATATGCATGATCTAAGTGGGCCTGTCCAGATCACAACACAAGATAAAGAAGGGTCAGCAGTGAAAACCCAAAGTAGAGGAACTAAAAGTCAGGAGCCTGGAGTTGTGCAGACTTTCAAACTACCGGATGAATCTCCATCTGACCAGAAGAATGAGGCTAAGTTTACTATGATGAATAAAGACACGGATGAGCCAGATTTCTCCAAAGGCAGTAATCCTAAATCTTTTCAAAAGcttaaaaacattaatttaacTGAAGAAAAAGTTAGGAATTATGTCAGTTCTGCAATGTCCCACAACTTCCAGAAGCCGAATGGGATCACTAATGTATCCCGCTCTGATCTTAAGGACTTCTCTCCAAAATCAGAGAGCAAATCTTCATCTACCAAAGACAAAGCATTTCTAATGTCAGAAAGCACCCCTGTGTTACCACATTCAGATTCATCTACCGCAGTAAAGTCAACACTGTTAACAGGCAACAGTGCTTATTCTAAATCACCATCCAATCTCCTGAGTGACTCAGTAGTAATCCCTCCTATCCAAGTCTTCTCTTCAGCGTCAGGTGATCTCAGCAACACAATAAAAGATGAAAAAGTAGCTGCAAAAGTTATTAGGTGGATTATGCATAAAGGGGTTGATGATGAGAATGGCgaagacgacgacgacgacgatgaaGACGacgagggaacagagagaggatATGACTCTGACTCAGGGGAATCATCAGTAACCATCACAAGCAACATGAGCAGTAGAAGTTTTTCTATGAG CCTTGTTGAGCTGCGCAGTCTCGGTGGGCTGGAGGACGAGAACTGGATGTCCAAGCGTACATTGTCCATGAGCTCAGACGTTTCTGCCCTGTCCTCTGTGACACTGCTAGACATGGATGAGCTGGAGTGCTTATTGAATGATGTCAGGGgtttggatgatgatgatgccttAGAG GACTATGAGGATATGCATGTGGTTGTCCTACATAAGGAGGCAGGAATTGGACTTGGCTTCACTGTGGCTGGAGGAGTGGATCAAAATAAACCTATGACT GTTCACAGGGTGCTACGCAGTGGTATAGCAGCCCAGGAGGGCTCCATCCGTGTAGGTGACCAGGTGTTGTCTATTAATGGCACTGCTTTACATAACTCCACCCACAAGGAGGCGCTGAACACTATGAGAAAAGCAAGGGGGCGCCCCATGGCAGTGGTTGTCATCAGACGAGGTGATGTCACTGAAACATGCTATAGCACCAAAGACAGTCCACAGAAAGCAGCTGCGAACCCAG GTAGCAGAGTGCGAGTGACTTTAAATAAGTCCAGCTCTGATCTGGGCTTCAGTCTGGAGGGAGGAGTGGGCTCCATCTTAGGAGACAAACCCCTCACTGTTCAGAGGCTCTTTCAGG GTGGACCAGTTGGAAAGGTTTTCCCGGGAGATGAACTGTTGGAGATTGAAGGTCAGCGTTTGGAGGGTTTGAGACGGCTCGAGGTCTGGCACCTGATCAAGAGGTTGCCCCCTGGCCCTGTGGAGGTCTTACTGCAACGTCCTCACCAGTTATACTGA
- the aqp10a gene encoding aquaporin-10a, with protein sequence MSSLIAPESSREAAGTAEDMQNHQLCHVRKMMMRMKINNILVRQCLGEIIGTFVLLLFGCSAAAQVKTGDQLKGQYLSANLSFAVGVMSAMYLCMGVSGAHLNPAVSLSFCVLGDLPWRCLLPYSLSQLLGAYLASAVVYTMYYDAIMNYSGGILTAYGPNETASIFATYPTPGTSLQTNVFDQLVGTATLLLCILPLSDKRNRPAPDALLPPIVAAVVLGIATAMSSNCGGAINPARDLGPRLFTLTAGWGTEVFTCYDYFFWVPLVAPLFGGLLGCFLYQVFIQWHLPDPDQETVKSQSQDTEINLKVVAL encoded by the exons ATGAGCAGCCTCATAGCACCTGAGAGCAGCAGAGAGGCAGCCGGAACAGCCGAAGACATGCAGAACCACCAATTGTGCCACGTGAGGaaaatgatgatgaggatgaagataaACAACATCTTAGTCAGACAGTGTCTGGGAGAAATCATTGGCACTTTTGTACTTTTG CTGTTCGGCTGTTCCGCAGCAGCTCAGGTGAAGACCGGTGATCAATTGAAGGGGCAGTATCTGTCAGCCAACCTGAGCTTTGCTGTGGGGGTCATGTCCGCCATGTACCTCTGCATGGGGGTGTCAG GTGCTCATCTGAACCCTGCGGTGTCTCTGAGTTTCTGTGTGCTGGGTGATCTTCCCTGGCGCTGCCTTCTGCCTTACTCTCTGTCTCAGCTGCTAGGGGCCTACCTTGCCTCTGCAGTTGTCTACACCATGTACTACG ATGCTATAATGAATTACAGTGGTGGGATTCTGACTGCTTATGGTCCTAATGAAACTGCATCCATCTTTGCCACGTACCCCACACCGGGGACGTCCCTACAGACCAACGTCTTTGACCAG TTGGTCGGCACTGCTACACTGTTGTTGTGCATCCTGCCCCTAAGTGATAAGAGGAACAGACCTGCTCCTGATGCCTTGCTCCCACCAATTGTAGCAGCTGTTGTTTTGGGAATAGCCACTGCCATGTCATCTAACTGTGGTGGAGCCATAAATCCAGCAAGGGATCTCGGGCCTCGGCTCTTCACTCTCACAGCAGGCTGGGGCACTGAAGTCTTTAC GTGCTATGATTACTTCTTCTGGGTGCCGCTGGTGGCTCCTCTGTTTGGGGGGTTGCTGGGCTGCTTTTTATACCAAGTCTTCATTCAGTGGCACCTTCCTGACCCTGATCAAGAAACAGTCAAAAGCCAATCCCAGGacactgaaattaatttaaaagtgGTTGCCCTGTAA